A genomic window from Gossypium hirsutum isolate 1008001.06 chromosome D12, Gossypium_hirsutum_v2.1, whole genome shotgun sequence includes:
- the LOC107947318 gene encoding probable polygalacturonase yields the protein MEFSRKSQVFETLISAIFLLELLRPNVAEFRAVGLATSTITFPALNCRKHSAVLTDFGGIGDGKTSNTKAFEAAIMNLSQVAPDGGAQLIVPPGKWLTGSFNLTSHFTLFVHKDAVILGSQDESEWPPVALLPSYGRGRDAPSGRLSSLIFGTNLTDVVITGNNGTIDGQGSYWWKLFRDNKMTVTRPYMIEIMYSKHVQISNLTLVNSPSWNVHPIYSSDIIIQHLTVFAPVDSPNTDGIDPDSCTNTRIEDSFVVSGDDCIAVKSGWDEYGIKFNMPTKQLVIRRFACISPSSATIALGSEMSGGIEDVRVEDVTAINTESGVRIKTGVGRGAYVKDVYVRNMTLNTMKYVFWMTGDYGSHPDAEFDQNAFPVIKGINYRDIVADNVTQSAQLDGIGKHPFTDICISNVNIKLAAKPKGVQWNCSDVQGVANRVSPEPCNLLPRKEIDCPFPKDRLPIEDVQLKTCSISGNF from the exons ATGGAGTTTTCAAGAAAATCTCAG GTGTTTGAGACACTGATCTCGGCtatatttttattggaattaCTGAGACCGAATGTAGCAGAATTTCGAGCAGTGGGGCTTGCGACGAGCACCATCACGTTTCCGGCGCTGAATTGCCGCAAACATAGCGCGGTATTGACTGATTTTGGCGGGATCGGCGATGGTAAAACATCTAACACGAAGGCGTTCGAAGCTGCGATTATGAATCTAAGCCAAGTGGCGCCGGACGGTGGTGCACAGCTTATTGTGCCGCCAGGGAAATGGCTAACAGGAAGCTTTAATCTGACCAGCCATTTTACGCTTTTTGTACATAAAGATGCTGTTATTCTTGGATCTCAG GATGAATCGGAGTGGCCGCCTGTTGCGCTTTTGCCTTCATACGGTAGGGGAAGGGATGCCCCTAGTGGAAGGCTCAGCAGCCTTATTTTTGGCACCAACCTCACTGATGTTGTCATTACAG GTAACAACGGCACCATCGATGGCCAAGGTTCATATTGGTGGAAATTGTTCAGGGACAATAAAATGACTGTAACCAGACCTTACATGATCGAGATCATGTACTCGAAACATGTCCAGATATCGAATCTAACGTTGGTTAACTCCCCATCATGGAACGTTCATCCCATATACAGCAGTGATATAATAATCCAACACTTAACGGTTTTTGCACCGGTTGATTCTCCCAACACTGATGGAATAGACCCAg ATTCGTGCACGAATACGCGAATCGAAGACAGTTTCGTCGTCTCTGGAGACGATTGCATCGCTGTTAAAAGTGGCTGGGATGAATATGGGATCAAATTCAACATGCCGACCAAACAACTAGTGATCAGAAGGTTCGCTTGCATTTCCCCGAGCAGTGCCACCATTGCTCTCGGGAGCGAGATGTCTGGCGGGATTGAAGATGTAAGAGTCGAGGACGTAACGGCGATCAATACAGAATCTGGTGTGAGGATCAAAACTGGGGTGGGAAGAGGAGCTTACGTCAAAGACGTTTACGTTAGGAACATGACGTTGAATACGATGAAGTATGTGTTTTGGATGACGGGTGACTACGGCTCGCATCCGGATGCGGAGTTCGACCAAAACGCGTTCCCTGTGATCAAAGGGATCAATTATAGAGACATTGTGGCCGATAACGTCACCCAATCGGCACAACTGGATGGAATCGGAAAGCATCCATTCACGGATATTTGCATTTCCAATGTCAATATCAAATTGGCTGCAAAGCCAAAGGGGGTGCAATGGAACTGCAGTGATGTTCAAGGAGTTGCCAATCGTGTGAGCCCTGAACCATGTAACTTGTTGCCTCGAAAGGAAATTGATTGTCCCTTCCCTAAGGATAGACTGCCCATTGAAGATGTCCAGTTAAAAACTTGTTCGATCAGCGgcaacttttaa